The Mycolicibacterium smegmatis genome has a window encoding:
- the yaaA gene encoding peroxide stress protein YaaA yields the protein MIVLLPPSETKRTGGDGPPLRLDNLTQPALTPLRTELVDELVALAADPPACRKALGLTPKQDAEITRNAELREAPTLPAIERYTGVLYDALDVGSLRGTSAGRARERLAVGSALFGLVRADDRIPAYRLSASAKLPGRRGLSTRWRPVLEPVLEKLAAEQLIVDLRSGAYAALGRIPGAVRVQVLAEHPDGRRTVVSHFNKAHKGRLARALVETRAEPKDCGAVAAVAERAGMRVEHDGDDLTVVVPA from the coding sequence GTGATCGTGCTCCTGCCTCCATCGGAGACCAAGCGCACCGGCGGGGACGGCCCGCCGCTGCGCCTGGACAACTTGACCCAGCCGGCGCTGACACCACTGCGTACCGAACTGGTCGACGAACTCGTGGCCCTGGCCGCGGATCCGCCCGCCTGCCGTAAGGCGTTGGGCCTGACGCCCAAGCAGGACGCCGAGATCACGCGTAACGCCGAACTCCGCGAGGCTCCGACGCTTCCCGCGATCGAGCGCTACACCGGCGTGCTCTACGACGCGCTCGACGTCGGATCCTTGCGCGGCACGTCAGCCGGGCGGGCCCGTGAGCGGTTGGCGGTCGGTTCGGCGCTGTTCGGGCTCGTGCGCGCAGACGACCGGATACCGGCCTACCGGCTGTCCGCCTCGGCGAAACTGCCCGGCCGCCGTGGGCTGAGCACCCGCTGGCGGCCGGTCCTCGAGCCGGTGCTGGAGAAACTGGCCGCCGAGCAACTCATCGTCGACCTGCGGTCGGGTGCATACGCCGCGCTCGGCCGGATCCCCGGCGCGGTGCGGGTGCAGGTGCTCGCCGAACATCCCGACGGCCGGCGCACCGTGGTCAGCCACTTCAACAAGGCGCACAAGGGCCGGTTGGCACGTGCCCTCGTCGAGACCCGCGCCGAACCCAAGGACTGCGGTGCCGTCGCAGCCGTTGCCGAACGTGCCGGGATGCGGGTCGAACATGACGGCGATG